A genomic stretch from Sphingomonas faeni includes:
- a CDS encoding glucan biosynthesis protein gives MIGRREVMTALGLLGVLPQAAAAMRAAPGKAEPFSWAALQQRAATLATKPYQAPAKVAAAAAIDYDKVGSIRFRADKTLAGGIRLFPLGRYAPMPVAINVVENGQARRIAFSRDLFEAEEGHAAALGIAGFRAMAPGGTSDWMAFQGASYFRTAGSQDQYGLSARGLAINTGLPGREEFPDFTEFWIERTGTDAYTIYALMDGASVTGAYRFQSRHVAGAGVEQQVSSVLNIRRDIERLGVAPATSMFWYGEGNRAAAVDWRPEIHDSDGLALLTGAGERIWRPLNNPPHDTLDSFADQAPKGFGLIQRDRNFDHYQDDGAFYDRRPNLWIQPQGDWGKGAVMLYAFPTNSETVDNVVSFWTPAASAKAGQRLQFDYTLSWKSSDPTAVASAAHVVDCWQGVAGRPGAEPVKGARKLVVDFIGDGLAGLDRQSGVTAKIDVVRGKVLANAAYPVVGQKNRWRVTADVAPDAQGPADVRLFLTRGGRALSETVLTPIF, from the coding sequence ATGATCGGTCGACGCGAAGTAATGACCGCGCTGGGTTTGTTGGGTGTCCTCCCGCAGGCCGCCGCGGCGATGCGTGCAGCGCCTGGCAAGGCCGAGCCCTTTTCGTGGGCGGCGCTGCAGCAGCGCGCCGCCACGCTGGCCACCAAGCCGTACCAGGCCCCCGCAAAGGTCGCCGCCGCCGCCGCGATCGATTACGACAAGGTCGGCAGCATCCGCTTCCGCGCCGACAAGACGCTGGCGGGCGGCATCCGCCTGTTTCCGCTCGGCCGCTATGCGCCGATGCCGGTCGCGATCAACGTCGTCGAGAACGGGCAGGCACGCCGCATCGCGTTCTCGCGCGATCTGTTCGAGGCTGAAGAGGGCCATGCCGCCGCGCTCGGCATCGCCGGGTTCCGCGCGATGGCGCCGGGTGGGACCAGCGACTGGATGGCGTTCCAGGGCGCGTCCTATTTCCGTACCGCCGGCTCGCAGGACCAATACGGCCTGTCCGCGCGCGGGCTTGCGATCAACACCGGGCTGCCCGGCCGCGAGGAATTTCCCGACTTCACCGAATTCTGGATCGAGCGGACCGGCACCGACGCCTACACGATCTACGCGCTGATGGACGGCGCCAGCGTTACCGGGGCGTACCGCTTCCAGTCGCGCCACGTCGCGGGCGCGGGGGTCGAGCAGCAGGTCTCGTCGGTCCTGAACATCCGTCGCGACATCGAACGGCTCGGCGTCGCGCCAGCGACCAGCATGTTCTGGTACGGTGAAGGCAACCGCGCCGCCGCGGTCGACTGGCGGCCGGAGATCCACGATTCGGACGGGCTCGCGCTGCTCACCGGCGCGGGCGAGCGCATCTGGCGGCCGCTCAACAACCCGCCGCACGATACGCTGGACAGCTTCGCGGATCAGGCGCCGAAGGGGTTCGGGCTGATCCAGCGCGATCGGAACTTCGATCACTATCAGGACGACGGCGCGTTCTACGATCGCCGGCCCAACCTGTGGATCCAGCCGCAGGGTGACTGGGGCAAGGGCGCGGTGATGCTCTACGCGTTCCCGACCAACAGCGAGACGGTGGATAACGTCGTCTCGTTCTGGACCCCGGCCGCTTCTGCAAAGGCAGGCCAGCGGTTGCAGTTCGATTACACGCTGTCGTGGAAATCGAGCGACCCGACCGCGGTTGCCAGCGCGGCGCATGTCGTCGATTGCTGGCAGGGTGTCGCCGGCCGACCGGGCGCAGAACCGGTCAAGGGCGCGCGAAAGCTCGTGGTCGACTTCATCGGCGACGGTCTTGCCGGGCTCGACCGACAGAGCGGCGTGACCGCTAAGATCGACGTCGTCCGCGGCAAGGTGCTTGCCAACGCGGCGTATCCCGTGGTCGGCCAGAAGAACCGCTGGCGGGTGACCGCCGACGTCGCGCCCGATGCGCAGGGCCCGGCCGACGTCAGGTTGTTCCTCACGCGCGGCGGTCGCGCACTCAGCGAAACCGTGCTGACGCCGATCTTCTGA
- a CDS encoding response regulator transcription factor, producing MSAQTVLIVDDELHIRRLLKNTLERAGYGVEEAVNAREALRVAANRPLTAVLLDLGLPDRDGLELVPLLKKLGDPIILVVSAREATDQKVAALDLGAEDYVTKPFDTEELLARLRVALRGRGEATSRPTVLRAHGVEIDFEHRLVRRGNEEAHLTRKEFDVLSALAAHPGRVVTHQRILEAAWPTDHDRRIEYLRIVVRNLRQKLEGAGGVGTVIANELGIGYRLLVDA from the coding sequence ATGAGCGCGCAGACGGTCCTGATCGTCGATGACGAGCTGCACATCCGGCGGCTGTTGAAGAACACGCTGGAGCGCGCGGGGTACGGCGTCGAGGAAGCGGTCAACGCGCGCGAGGCTTTGCGGGTTGCGGCGAACCGGCCGTTGACCGCGGTGCTGCTCGACCTGGGGTTGCCGGATCGCGATGGGCTGGAGCTGGTACCGTTGCTGAAGAAGCTCGGCGATCCGATCATTCTCGTCGTGTCCGCGCGCGAGGCGACCGACCAGAAGGTGGCGGCGCTCGATCTCGGCGCGGAGGATTATGTGACCAAGCCGTTCGATACCGAGGAATTGCTCGCACGGTTGCGGGTGGCGTTGCGGGGGCGGGGCGAGGCTACATCGCGGCCGACGGTATTGCGTGCGCATGGGGTGGAGATCGATTTCGAGCACCGGCTCGTCCGGCGGGGGAACGAGGAAGCGCATCTGACGCGCAAGGAGTTCGATGTGCTGTCGGCGCTGGCGGCGCATCCTGGGCGGGTGGTGACGCACCAGCGGATTCTCGAGGCGGCGTGGCCGACCGATCACGACCGGCGGATCGAATATCTCCGCATCGTGGTGCGCAACCTGCGGCAGAAGCTGGAGGGGGCGGGGGGCGTCGGCACGGTCATCGCGAACGAGCTCGGGATTGGGTACCGGCTGCTCGTCGACGCTTAA